Proteins encoded within one genomic window of Bos indicus x Bos taurus breed Angus x Brahman F1 hybrid chromosome 18, Bos_hybrid_MaternalHap_v2.0, whole genome shotgun sequence:
- the ZSWIM9 gene encoding uncharacterized protein ZSWIM9, which yields MEPPPGTAAGQEEQELRERAFFSWAEFSRFFDAWCQQRLALFFVKSSMHLARCRWASAPPLYTLIDVLKYSYVRLVCKDVRAPSRPAVGPPQPGCPAFIIVKLSPLRDRLVVTECQLTHSHPACPLEFAYYFRPGHLLANACLPVRTTNKISKQFVAPADVRRLLSYCKGRDHGVLDALHVLEGLFRTDPEAKVKLVFVEDQAVVETVFFLTSRTRALLRRFPRMLLVDRLPGLQGALDLLAVLCVDGAGRARQAACCVARPGTPSLLRFALASLLQSAPDVKGRVRCLTAGPEVAAQLPAVRQLLPGARVQICRAQGLETLFSKAQELGGAGREDPGLWPRLCRLAGASSPAAYAEALAELRAHGPAAFVDYFERNWAPRRDMWVRFRAFEAARDLDACALVRGHRRRLLRRLSPSRSVAQCLRDLVAMQWADAAGEAAPDISDDAGPWPEGEPGRGAQVENQRLKGLETRDWGGAWKEGSFWREAQVEKEWARGLETRDRGGAQVESEKGRGLQIRDWRGVQLENQVRELEGSVWRGSQLEKERLRAPEIRDWRGGPLEGEKDWGLEGYIWRGAQVEDQRLRGLEGYTWRLAQLEDRKVRVLETADGRGTQFDCERVRSHDGSSWRGPKLHDERVSGLKTRDWKGLHLEAEKERGLEVRNWRGVPVEKALELVPENGDPRGPQWGDGRQRGPETREGGARLGVKRRRGLEDVVLIQLGDPRGAGLENGDGGGAQAGSPKSRGGQGRECGDPGGGCLGLGDGVTCSAPVGTVSEGDPERAARRRRYPAPGESSQEGSGGEGPREPKRPCCPSGDEEVDWEPLAKFRAACGPELAELVAEELAFARQHGTRGFHWTGAGFALQDGASDFFLDGALTRCSCSIHAARRLPCRHVFAARLLTGAALFHMDLLRDCWGRAPEP from the exons ATGGAGCCTCCACCAGGCACAGCGgcggggcaggaggagcaggagctGCGGGAGAGGGCCTTCTTCTCGTGGGCCGAGTTCAGTCGCTTCTTCGACGCGTGGTGCCAGCAGCGACTGGCACTCTTCTTCGTCAAGAGCTCCATGCACCTGGCGCGCTGCCGCTGGGCCAGCGCGCCCCCGCTCTACACGCTCATCGACGTGCTCAAGTACAGCTACGTGCGGCTGGTGTGCAAGGACGTGCGCGCGCCCAGCCGGCCCGCCGTGGG GCCCCCCCAGCCTGGCTGCCCGGCCTTCATCATCGTCAAGCTGAGTCCGCTGCGGGACCGCCTTGTGGTGACGGAGTGCCAGCTGACTCACTCGCACCCGGCCTGCCCGCTCGAGTTCGCCTACTACTTCCGCCCGGGCCACCTGCTGGCCAACGCCTGCCTACCTGTGCGCACCACCAACAAGATCTCCAAGCAGTTCGTGGCCCCGGCCGACGTGCGCCGCCTGCTCTCCTACTGCAAGGGCCGCGACCACGGCGTTCTGGACGCCCTGCACGTGCTCGAAGGGCTCTTCCGCACCGACCCCGAGGCCAAG GTGAAGCTGGTGTTCGTGGAGGACCAGGCGGTGGTGGAGACCGTGTTCTTCCTGACGTCACGCACCCGGGCGCTGCTGCGGCGCTTCCCACGCATGCTTCTGGTGGACCGGCTGCCGGGGCTGCAAGGCGCGCTGGATCTGCTGGCGGTCCTGTGCGTGGACGGCGCGGGCCGCGCGCGTCAGGCCGCGTGCTGCGTGGCGCGCCCGGGCACGCCGAGCCTGCTGCGCTTCGCGCTGGCCTCGTTGCTGCAGAGCGCGCCGGATGTCAAGGGCCGCGTGCGCTGCCTGACTGCCGGGCCCGAGGTGGCGGCGCAGCTGCCAGCCGTGCGCCAGCTCCTGCCCGGCGCTCGCGTCCAGATCTGCAGGGCGCAGGGCCTGGAGACACTCTTCAGCAAGGCGCAGGAGCTTGGCGGCGCGGGCCGCGAGGACCCGGGCCTGTGGCCCCGCCTGTGTCGCCTGGCGGGCGCGTCGTCCCCCGCCGCCTATGCCGAGGCCCTGGCCGAGCTGCGGGCCCACGGCCCGGCCGCCTTCGTCGATTACTTTGAGCGCAACTGGGCGCCACGCCGGGACATGTGGGTGCGCTTCCGCGCCTTCGAAGCCGCCCGCGACCTGGACGCGTGCGCCTTGGTGCGCGGCCACCGCCGGCGTTTGCTGCGTCGCCTGAGCCCCTCGCGCAGCGTGGCGCAGTGCCTACGCGATCTGGTGGCCATGCAGTGGGCCGACGCGGCTGGGGAGGCGGCGCCCGACATCTCCGACGACGCGGGCCCTTGGCCGGAGGGGGAGCCAGGGAGGGGAGCACAGGTGGAAAACCAGAGGTTGAAGGGCCTAGAAACCAGAGACTGGGGAGGGGCGTGGAAGGAGGGAAGTTTTTGGAGAGAAGCTCAGGTGGAGAAGGAGTGGGCCCGAGGGCTGGAGACCAGAGACCGGGGAGGGGCTCAGGTGGAAAGTGAGAAGGGGAGAGGGTTGCAAATCCGTGACTGGAGAGGGGTCCAGTTGGAAAACCAGGTGAGAGAGCTAGAGGGGAGTGTCTGGAGAGGGTCCCAGTTGGAGAAGGAGCGCTTGAGAGCTCCCGAGATCCGAGACTGGAGGGGGGGCCCGTTGGAGGGTGAGAAAGATTGGGGGCTGGAAGGTTATATCTGGAGGGGGGCCCAGGTGGAGGACCAGAGGTTGAGAGGACTGGAAGGGTATACCTGGAGGCTGGCGCAGCTGGAGGATCGAAAGGTTAGGGTGCTGGAGACCGCAGACGGGAGGGGGACCCAGTTTGATTGCGAGAGAGTCAGGAGTCATGATGGGAGCTCCTGGAGGGGGCCCAAGTTGCACGATGAGCGGGTAAGTGGCCTGAAAACCAGGGACTGGAAGGGGCTGCACTTGGAAGCCGAGAAGGAGAGGGGGCTGGAGGTCAGAAACTGGAGGGGGGTCCCTGTGGAGAAGGCCCTGGAACTGGTCCCCGAGAATGGAGACCCCAGGGGGCCCCAgtggggagatgggaggcagaGAGGGCCAGAGACTAGAGAAGGAGGAGCGAGGTTGGGTGTCAAAAGAAGAAGGGGCCTGGAGGATGTAGTTCTGATCCAGCTGGGGGACCCTAGGGGGGCAGGCCTGGAGAATGGAGACGGAGGGGGTGCCCAGGCTGGCAGCCCCAAGAGCAGAGGCGGGCAGGGCAGGGAGTGTGGGGACCCAGGAGGGGGCTGTCTAGGGCTGGGGGATGGAGTCACGTGCAGCGCCCCAGTGGGGACCGTGTCAGAGGGTGACCCAGAGCGGGCAGCCAGAAGGAGGAGGTACCCGGCGCCAGGGGAGAGCTCGCAGGAAGGAAGTGGCGGAGAAGGCCCAAGGGAACCAAAGAGGCCGTGCTGCCCTTCAGGGGACGAGGAGGTGGACTGGGAGCCGCTGGCCAAGTTCCGAGCAGCCTGCGGGCCAGAACTGGCAGAGCTGGTGGCCGAAGAGCTGGCCTTCGCCCGGCAGCACGGGACCCGCGGTTTC